One Cellulomonas taurus genomic region harbors:
- a CDS encoding ABC transporter permease, whose translation MSVDVTAPVGAVAAAPVARPRRWSPSLIAGIVLVGLVAVVGLVSRFWTPYALDDTSSGTRLGGPTASHWAGTDRLGRDLFSQIMVGAGNALVVAVASMLIAGVLGVLVGVLAGATRRWVDVALLSVVDLLIAFPTLLLAMLIVTVRGASLSSAIWAIGIAGSAVIARVTRVNVARVLREDYITAAHAAGTGWWGTVTRHVVPNIAPTLLVQLMLLGGSAVLAEASLSYLGLGAPPPNASWGRLLHEAQSTMTVQPWGAILPGLAIVIAVLGLNLLGDGIRERTDPSLRGDR comes from the coding sequence ATGAGCGTGGACGTCACCGCCCCGGTGGGTGCCGTCGCGGCGGCTCCGGTCGCGCGTCCGCGTCGGTGGTCACCGTCGTTGATCGCCGGGATCGTGCTGGTCGGTCTGGTCGCCGTGGTCGGCCTGGTCTCCCGGTTCTGGACCCCGTACGCGCTGGACGACACCAGCAGCGGCACCCGGCTCGGCGGACCGACGGCGAGTCACTGGGCCGGCACCGACCGGCTCGGCCGCGACCTGTTCAGCCAGATCATGGTCGGCGCCGGGAACGCTCTGGTGGTGGCGGTCGCCTCGATGCTGATCGCCGGAGTGCTCGGGGTGCTGGTCGGCGTGCTGGCCGGTGCCACCCGCAGGTGGGTGGACGTCGCGCTGCTGTCCGTCGTCGACCTGCTGATCGCCTTCCCGACCCTGCTGTTGGCCATGCTGATCGTCACGGTGCGCGGCGCCTCGCTGTCGTCGGCGATCTGGGCCATCGGCATCGCGGGCTCGGCGGTGATCGCGCGGGTGACCCGGGTGAATGTCGCCCGGGTGTTGCGCGAGGACTACATCACCGCCGCACACGCCGCCGGCACCGGTTGGTGGGGCACGGTCACCCGGCACGTGGTGCCGAACATCGCCCCGACCTTGCTGGTGCAGCTGATGCTGCTCGGCGGTTCCGCGGTGCTGGCCGAGGCGTCGCTGTCCTACCTCGGCCTCGGTGCGCCGCCGCCGAACGCCTCTTGGGGCCGCCTGCTGCACGAGGCCCAGTCCACGATGACGGTCCAGCCGTGGGGGGCGATCCTGCCCGGCCTGGCGATCGTGATCGCGGTGCTCGGCCTGAACCTGCTCGGTGACGGCATCCGGGAACGCACCGACCCGAGCCTGCGAGGTGATCGGTGA